A section of the Spirosoma pollinicola genome encodes:
- a CDS encoding TIGR00266 family protein, which produces MYAHEIDYKIIGEDIQIVEIELDPNETVIAEAGSMLFMEDGITFETKMGDGSQPDQGFLGKLLQAGSRVIMGESLFMTHFTNRGVGKRKVAFSAPYPGTIMPVNMANVYGNTLIVQKDAFLCAALGTKLSIQFNQKLGAGFFGGEGFILEKVQGDGMVFIHAGGVVVERTLNNETLRVDTGCVVGFEPSINFDIQRAGGLRSMVFGGEGLFLATLRGSGKVWIQSMPISKLVQRLSPAGGQAHKEGGSVLGQLGNLFEG; this is translated from the coding sequence ATGTACGCTCACGAAATCGACTACAAGATTATTGGCGAAGATATCCAGATCGTTGAAATAGAACTGGACCCCAACGAAACCGTTATTGCCGAAGCGGGCTCGATGTTATTTATGGAAGATGGCATCACGTTCGAAACCAAAATGGGCGATGGCTCGCAACCCGATCAGGGTTTTCTCGGCAAATTATTGCAGGCAGGTTCGCGTGTAATTATGGGCGAATCGCTCTTTATGACGCACTTCACGAATCGGGGTGTTGGCAAACGGAAAGTGGCTTTCTCCGCTCCTTATCCAGGCACAATTATGCCCGTTAACATGGCCAATGTGTATGGCAATACACTTATCGTTCAAAAAGACGCCTTCTTATGCGCGGCTCTTGGCACGAAGTTAAGTATTCAGTTTAACCAGAAGTTAGGCGCAGGTTTCTTTGGTGGCGAAGGCTTCATTCTGGAGAAAGTGCAAGGCGACGGTATGGTCTTTATTCATGCTGGTGGTGTAGTCGTTGAGCGAACACTAAACAACGAAACGTTGCGTGTCGATACCGGTTGCGTGGTTGGTTTTGAGCCAAGTATTAACTTCGACATTCAGCGGGCGGGTGGACTGCGAAGTATGGTATTTGGTGGCGAAGGTCTGTTCTTGGCTACCCTGCGCGGTTCCGGAAAAGTCTGGATTCAGTCGATGCCGATTTCTAAATTAGTACAACGCCTATCGCCGGCAGGTGGACAAGCTCACAAAGAAGGTGGCTCTGTACTCGGGCAGTTAGGGAATTTATTTGAAGGGTGA
- the gldD gene encoding gliding motility lipoprotein GldD: protein MIKYAFILLTGLLLAACSSDSSDNYVPKPKGFPRLDLPTPAYKLIDPTHPYQFEYNTIARILPDTFARSEPDWIFINYPTFKASVQLTYKPVGNNVTKLRAMLEDSYKLAARHNIKAYAIEQRKVRLKSGLEASIIDLSGEVPSQVQFITTDSTTHFMRGALYFNTATENDSLQPVIQYIRKDIMHMLNTLKWRK from the coding sequence GTGATAAAATACGCATTCATTCTCCTGACAGGCCTGTTATTAGCCGCCTGTAGCAGTGATTCGTCCGACAATTATGTACCGAAACCGAAAGGGTTTCCTCGTTTAGACCTCCCTACGCCAGCTTATAAGCTGATCGACCCGACACACCCGTATCAGTTTGAATACAATACCATTGCCCGAATTTTGCCGGATACCTTCGCCCGGTCCGAGCCCGACTGGATTTTCATTAATTACCCAACATTTAAAGCCAGCGTTCAATTGACGTACAAGCCGGTTGGCAACAATGTAACTAAGCTTCGGGCCATGCTCGAAGATTCCTACAAACTGGCAGCCCGGCACAACATAAAAGCCTATGCCATCGAGCAACGAAAAGTACGGTTAAAATCGGGTCTGGAAGCCAGTATAATTGATTTGTCGGGCGAGGTGCCCAGTCAGGTGCAGTTTATCACGACCGATTCCACAACCCATTTTATGCGGGGGGCGTTGTATTTTAACACAGCAACCGAAAACGATTCGTTACAACCCGTTATTCAGTACATTCGCAAGGATATCATGCACATGCTGAACACGCTGAAATGGCGAAAATAG
- a CDS encoding RNA polymerase sigma factor yields MSNAPNIPALTDLLAGCLRNQRKSQELLYRQFYGYAMSVCLRYAPTRDGAMEVLNDGFLKVFTRLDQYDPAQPFKGWLRRIMINAAIDHYRQEVRHHHHEDVDQVEQTVATESADAFSQLAHEDLMGLIQRLSPAYRLVFNLYVMDGFTHEEIAGQLGISVGASKSNLARARENLRLLVKRLNNDEYVRANR; encoded by the coding sequence TTGTCCAACGCGCCCAACATACCTGCTCTAACCGACTTACTGGCTGGCTGCTTACGCAACCAGCGGAAGAGTCAGGAATTGCTTTATCGGCAGTTCTACGGGTACGCTATGAGTGTTTGTTTACGCTATGCACCCACACGCGATGGTGCGATGGAAGTGCTGAACGATGGGTTTCTGAAAGTGTTTACGCGATTGGACCAATACGACCCGGCACAGCCGTTTAAGGGCTGGCTTCGGCGCATTATGATTAATGCGGCCATAGATCACTATAGACAAGAGGTACGCCATCATCATCACGAAGATGTTGATCAGGTGGAGCAGACCGTCGCTACAGAATCAGCTGATGCCTTTAGTCAGCTGGCTCATGAAGATTTGATGGGATTGATTCAGCGGCTGTCACCGGCTTATCGACTAGTATTTAATTTGTATGTTATGGATGGATTCACGCACGAGGAAATTGCCGGGCAACTTGGCATTTCAGTTGGCGCGTCGAAGTCGAATCTGGCCCGGGCACGGGAGAATCTACGCTTGTTAGTAAAGCGCTTAAACAACGATGAGTATGTCAGAGCTAACCGATGA
- a CDS encoding energy transducer TonB yields MKTLLASLVITLFTASLSWAQAAESSLNTDLSFRQALKSIRYPALAHQPERTAKVYVDFVITKEGKVADVKLLKMGSIDNAFIEEVNRLVAQLPTQKSTYAGEYVLPVVFESHNKPGVYQPTVSDRAAFDRTFVQLSHSKALLNELYVAAN; encoded by the coding sequence ATGAAAACATTACTGGCAAGTCTTGTCATCACTCTTTTCACCGCTTCTCTATCCTGGGCACAAGCGGCCGAATCTTCACTAAACACCGATCTTTCTTTTCGTCAAGCTCTGAAGTCAATTCGCTACCCGGCTCTGGCTCATCAGCCGGAAAGAACGGCTAAGGTGTATGTCGACTTTGTTATTACAAAGGAAGGTAAGGTAGCTGATGTTAAGTTGTTGAAAATGGGTTCTATCGATAACGCCTTTATCGAAGAAGTTAATCGACTGGTTGCCCAACTGCCCACTCAGAAATCTACTTACGCTGGCGAATATGTTCTGCCCGTGGTATTTGAATCGCATAACAAACCAGGTGTTTACCAACCAACAGTTTCAGATCGGGCCGCTTTTGATCGAACATTTGTTCAGCTATCTCATTCTAAAGCACTGCTGAATGAACTGTATGTAGCCGCTAACTAA
- a CDS encoding acyl-CoA carboxylase subunit beta, giving the protein MQTLLDELAQRTAQTQLGGGQKKIDDQHRKGKLTARERISYLTDEGKPFVEIGLFTGDGLYAEHGGCPSGGVVVGIGYVSGRQCVIVANDATVKAGAWFPITAKKNLRAQEIAMENRLPIIYLVDSAGVYLPLQDEVFADKEHFGRTFRNNAHLSAMGVLQVAAIMGSCVAGGAYLPIMSDEALIVEGTGSIFLAGPYLVKASIGEDVDAETLGGATTHTDISGVVDNKYPDDKSCLDAIKRIFDKTGHHETAGFDRSEPALPTKNPDDIFKILPADRVKPYDMQEIVDRLVDKSEFDAYKPGYGQTLLCGYARIDGWAVGIVANQRKVVKAKGRTGQPTEMQMGGVIYGDAADKAARFIMNCNQKRIPLVFLQDVSGFMVGSRAEQGGIIKDGAKMVSAMANSVVPKFTVVIGNSYGAGNYAMCGKAYDPRLMLAWPTAQMAVMSGASAAKTLVQIQVASLKAKGEIITPEAEQALLKKITDQYNAQLSPYYAAARLWVDAVIDPLDTRKILSEGISAANHAPITKPFSVGVIQT; this is encoded by the coding sequence ATGCAAACCCTCCTTGACGAACTCGCCCAACGCACTGCTCAAACTCAACTTGGTGGTGGACAGAAAAAAATTGATGATCAGCACCGAAAAGGTAAACTGACCGCTCGTGAACGCATTTCTTATCTTACCGATGAAGGTAAACCCTTTGTCGAAATAGGCTTGTTCACAGGCGATGGGTTATACGCCGAACATGGCGGCTGTCCATCGGGTGGGGTGGTTGTTGGTATTGGGTATGTATCGGGGCGGCAGTGTGTGATTGTTGCCAACGACGCCACGGTGAAAGCCGGTGCCTGGTTTCCAATTACCGCCAAAAAGAACCTTCGGGCGCAGGAAATCGCAATGGAGAACCGCCTGCCCATCATTTACTTGGTCGATAGTGCGGGTGTTTATCTGCCCTTACAGGACGAGGTTTTTGCCGACAAAGAGCACTTCGGGCGGACGTTCCGAAACAATGCCCACCTGTCGGCGATGGGTGTTTTGCAGGTTGCCGCCATTATGGGTAGTTGTGTGGCAGGTGGGGCCTATCTACCCATCATGTCCGACGAAGCGCTGATCGTAGAAGGAACAGGCTCTATTTTTCTGGCCGGGCCTTATCTGGTCAAAGCGTCCATTGGTGAAGATGTCGATGCCGAAACCCTCGGCGGAGCCACTACTCATACCGACATTTCGGGTGTAGTCGATAATAAATACCCCGACGATAAAAGCTGTCTGGATGCAATCAAGCGTATTTTTGATAAAACTGGACACCATGAAACCGCTGGCTTTGATCGGTCTGAACCCGCTCTGCCCACGAAAAATCCCGACGATATTTTCAAGATCCTGCCCGCCGATCGTGTCAAACCTTACGACATGCAGGAGATTGTGGACAGACTTGTGGATAAGTCCGAGTTCGATGCCTATAAGCCCGGTTATGGGCAGACGCTTCTCTGCGGTTATGCACGAATTGACGGGTGGGCTGTGGGAATCGTAGCGAACCAGCGAAAAGTTGTGAAAGCAAAAGGCCGAACGGGTCAGCCAACCGAAATGCAAATGGGCGGTGTAATATATGGCGATGCCGCCGATAAAGCCGCCCGGTTTATTATGAACTGCAATCAGAAACGGATTCCGCTGGTGTTTTTGCAGGATGTGTCGGGCTTTATGGTTGGGAGCCGTGCCGAGCAGGGCGGAATCATTAAAGATGGGGCCAAAATGGTTAGCGCGATGGCGAATTCCGTGGTGCCGAAGTTTACGGTTGTGATCGGTAATAGTTACGGGGCGGGTAATTATGCCATGTGCGGCAAAGCCTATGACCCCCGACTGATGCTGGCCTGGCCAACGGCACAAATGGCCGTTATGAGCGGGGCATCGGCCGCCAAAACCCTCGTTCAAATACAGGTTGCTTCACTTAAAGCAAAGGGAGAAATCATAACGCCTGAAGCTGAACAAGCGCTGCTAAAGAAGATCACTGACCAATATAACGCACAACTCTCGCCCTATTACGCAGCCGCCCGCCTGTGGGTCGACGCCGTTATCGACCCGCTCGATACGCGTAAAATTCTCTCTGAAGGTATTTCGGCGGCTAACCACGCACCCATTACGAAACCGTTCTCGGTAGGCGTGATTCAGACATAA
- the gltX gene encoding glutamate--tRNA ligase: MSRPVRVRFAPSPTGPLHIGGVRTALYNYLFARKMGGKMLLRIEDTDQNRFVPGAEDYIMEALKWVGIEIDEGQGTGGPHAPYRQSERREIYQKEAQRLIDEGKAYYAFDTAEELDVMRKRLEEANAPAAQYNAITRMQMRNSLTMTPEDVKARMEAGEPFVIRLKTPRKEEVRLNDLIRGWVNVHSSAIDDKVLLKSDGLPTYHLANIVDDHLMGITHVIRGEEWLPSAPLHVLLYRYLGWEDTMPQFAHLPLLLKPEGNGKLSKRDADLGGFPIFPLQWTDPFSGVVAKGFREEGYLPEATINFLALLGWNPGTEQELFTMDELIASFDLTQVHKAGARFDIQKAQWFNHQYIRLQTDADLAPTVQQQAEAAGFTCSLDKAEKIAALLKGRVNFAHEIFTEAGTIFNAPTTYDEAIVTAKWNEDAKQAVMVFHEALQSFDGEFIADTIKHSLGDAMQQAGIKQGKIMQAMRVALTGSGAGPDLMLTMEIIGKNETVTRLEKALATLG, translated from the coding sequence ATGTCAAGACCCGTTCGCGTTCGTTTCGCGCCCAGCCCTACCGGCCCGCTGCATATTGGCGGAGTGCGTACTGCGCTTTATAATTATTTATTTGCCCGAAAAATGGGCGGCAAAATGCTCCTGCGTATCGAAGATACCGACCAGAATCGCTTTGTGCCTGGGGCAGAAGACTACATTATGGAAGCCCTTAAATGGGTTGGTATCGAGATCGACGAAGGCCAGGGCACCGGTGGTCCCCATGCGCCATACCGCCAGTCGGAGCGCCGTGAAATTTATCAGAAAGAGGCTCAACGCTTAATTGATGAAGGCAAAGCCTATTACGCCTTCGATACGGCTGAGGAACTGGATGTTATGCGTAAACGGCTCGAAGAGGCCAACGCGCCCGCTGCTCAATACAACGCGATAACGCGCATGCAGATGCGCAACTCCCTGACCATGACGCCAGAGGATGTTAAAGCACGTATGGAGGCAGGAGAACCTTTTGTGATTCGCCTGAAAACGCCCCGCAAAGAAGAAGTTCGGTTAAACGACCTTATTCGGGGGTGGGTCAATGTGCATTCATCGGCTATTGACGATAAAGTTCTGCTCAAATCGGATGGCTTGCCAACTTATCACCTCGCAAATATCGTGGACGACCATTTGATGGGCATCACGCACGTGATTCGGGGCGAAGAGTGGTTGCCATCTGCTCCGCTGCATGTGCTCCTGTATCGGTATTTGGGTTGGGAAGATACTATGCCGCAATTTGCTCATTTGCCACTACTCCTGAAACCAGAAGGCAACGGTAAGCTAAGCAAACGCGACGCCGACCTTGGCGGCTTTCCAATATTCCCGCTGCAATGGACTGATCCGTTTTCGGGTGTTGTGGCTAAAGGCTTCCGGGAAGAGGGTTACCTGCCCGAAGCAACCATCAACTTTCTGGCCCTGCTGGGCTGGAATCCCGGTACTGAACAGGAGTTGTTCACAATGGATGAGCTGATCGCCAGCTTCGATCTGACTCAGGTTCACAAAGCCGGAGCGCGTTTCGATATTCAAAAGGCGCAGTGGTTCAACCATCAGTATATTCGTTTGCAAACCGACGCCGATCTGGCGCCTACCGTTCAGCAACAGGCAGAAGCCGCCGGATTCACTTGTTCGCTGGATAAAGCCGAAAAAATTGCCGCGCTGCTTAAAGGACGCGTCAACTTCGCCCACGAAATCTTTACCGAAGCCGGTACGATTTTCAACGCACCAACGACCTACGATGAGGCCATTGTAACCGCCAAATGGAATGAGGACGCTAAGCAGGCCGTAATGGTTTTCCACGAAGCGCTGCAATCCTTCGATGGCGAGTTCATAGCCGACACCATCAAGCACAGCCTTGGCGATGCCATGCAGCAGGCGGGTATTAAACAAGGCAAAATCATGCAGGCCATGCGGGTAGCCCTAACGGGTTCCGGCGCTGGCCCCGACCTGATGCTCACGATGGAAATTATTGGTAAAAATGAGACGGTAACACGGCTTGAAAAAGCACTGGCTACGTTAGGATAG
- a CDS encoding Rid family detoxifying hydrolase, with protein sequence MSKQIVYTDEAPAPIGPYSQAVKINGTLFVSGQVAIELAPNGDIQAETQKVMENIGAILKAADMNYADVVKSSIFVKDMNNFAAINEVYGRFFTENPPARETVEVARLPKDVNVEISVIAIQ encoded by the coding sequence ATGAGCAAACAAATTGTTTATACCGACGAGGCTCCAGCACCTATTGGACCTTATAGTCAAGCCGTTAAAATCAACGGAACGCTCTTCGTTTCAGGTCAGGTTGCCATCGAATTAGCCCCGAACGGCGATATTCAGGCCGAGACGCAGAAAGTAATGGAAAATATTGGCGCGATCCTGAAAGCTGCCGATATGAACTATGCCGACGTTGTGAAGAGTAGTATTTTCGTAAAGGACATGAACAACTTTGCGGCCATCAACGAAGTATATGGCCGGTTTTTCACCGAGAACCCACCCGCCCGCGAAACCGTTGAAGTTGCCCGTTTACCCAAAGATGTTAATGTTGAAATTTCAGTAATAGCTATTCAATAG
- a CDS encoding c-type cytochrome, with amino-acid sequence MKFIVTLLFCLSLSVAFAQTKKPVTKAAAKPTAVATKAPGQLIYEQNCLTCHQANGSGVPNLNPPLRQTDWVLGDKNRLINVLLKGLQGQEIEGDMYDNAMPAHDFLNDAQIADVLTYIRSNFGNKADAVTADEVKALRAVK; translated from the coding sequence ATGAAATTTATCGTCACTCTACTCTTCTGCCTCTCTCTTTCGGTAGCTTTTGCCCAGACCAAAAAGCCTGTTACAAAGGCTGCGGCCAAGCCAACAGCCGTAGCGACCAAAGCCCCCGGACAGCTTATTTATGAACAAAACTGCCTGACCTGTCATCAGGCCAACGGCTCCGGCGTTCCTAATCTCAACCCGCCCCTGCGCCAGACTGATTGGGTGCTGGGCGATAAAAACAGGCTGATTAACGTGTTGTTGAAAGGGCTGCAAGGCCAGGAAATTGAAGGCGATATGTACGACAATGCCATGCCCGCCCACGACTTTCTGAATGATGCCCAAATTGCCGATGTACTCACCTACATCCGCAGCAACTTTGGCAATAAAGCAGACGCCGTAACGGCTGATGAAGTCAAGGCGTTGCGGGCTGTGAAGTGA
- a CDS encoding App1 family protein → MAFWNDFFTTTSAEAETQFDRLKNKLFGRLDAQKPYRIIYYRGFGSPTAVWLTGRVLRQHDLSTPSDRDTFWQNLLATYQRFGSRDVPGVTVRIDAFGQQYTAITDNDGYFALTINPPENLPVGRAWFPVRYSLDGVVQLEPELADVGAIENSLVVKEGHLMISPPYSHFGVISDIDDTVLVTDATNLLQTARLTFLGNAYTRLPFAGIAAFYRALQSGPVTTLFNPIYFVSSSPWNLYDLLVDFFRIQGIPKGPILLRDLDLSSKLFSSQGHHTHKLGMIRKVLDVNPQLPFVLIGDSGQQDPEIYSQVVRENPGRILAVYIRDVSTDQRDEAVRELIRTAEAHNVPMLLVEDTVAAAEHAASLGLIDPDTIPEIRADRRADEES, encoded by the coding sequence ATGGCTTTTTGGAATGATTTTTTTACGACTACATCGGCAGAGGCCGAAACGCAGTTTGATCGACTTAAGAATAAGCTTTTCGGGCGGCTCGATGCCCAAAAGCCCTATCGAATTATTTATTATCGGGGTTTCGGAAGTCCAACGGCCGTTTGGCTAACAGGCCGTGTTCTCCGTCAGCATGACCTGAGTACACCAAGCGACCGGGATACGTTCTGGCAAAATCTTCTGGCTACTTATCAGCGGTTCGGAAGCCGCGACGTGCCGGGTGTAACCGTGCGCATCGACGCGTTTGGGCAACAGTATACGGCCATAACGGATAACGATGGGTATTTTGCCCTTACCATCAACCCACCCGAAAACTTGCCCGTGGGGCGGGCATGGTTTCCGGTTCGGTACTCGCTGGATGGAGTCGTGCAACTCGAACCTGAACTTGCCGACGTGGGAGCAATCGAAAATTCGCTGGTCGTTAAAGAAGGGCATTTGATGATCTCACCACCCTATAGCCATTTTGGGGTTATTTCGGATATCGACGATACAGTACTCGTAACAGATGCTACCAACCTGTTGCAAACGGCCCGGCTTACGTTTCTGGGAAATGCCTACACCCGATTGCCATTTGCGGGAATTGCCGCTTTTTACCGGGCGTTGCAGAGTGGGCCGGTCACGACGCTGTTCAATCCAATCTATTTCGTGTCGAGCAGTCCCTGGAATCTCTATGATTTGCTGGTCGATTTCTTCCGTATTCAGGGTATTCCCAAGGGGCCTATTCTGTTGCGGGATCTTGATTTAAGCAGCAAGTTATTTTCATCCCAGGGCCATCACACACATAAGCTGGGCATGATTCGGAAAGTGCTGGACGTAAACCCGCAACTTCCGTTTGTGCTCATCGGCGACAGCGGGCAGCAGGATCCCGAAATTTATTCGCAGGTTGTTCGCGAAAATCCGGGCCGGATTCTGGCCGTTTATATTCGCGATGTATCGACCGATCAGCGCGACGAAGCCGTTCGCGAACTCATCCGAACCGCCGAAGCCCACAACGTGCCTATGTTGCTTGTAGAAGATACCGTTGCAGCCGCCGAACATGCAGCCTCACTCGGCCTGATTGACCCCGACACTATTCCCGAAATCCGCGCCGACCGACGCGCCGATGAAGAAAGTTGA